TTGGTGCCGGCGCCGTCGTACGTGGCGCCGAGGGGGTAAGCGTGTCCCGGCCAGACCTGCATGATGAAGACTCTTCCACTTCTGATCCGGGTGCGGGGGCTTTCCTCGGCCCGATACTCCTCGAAGACTTCCCGAATACGTCCCGAATCTTCCCCGAAAACGGGGCGCTCACCTAGGACGTCGCGCGGTGCGGCCGCATCCGGTCGCCGGGTCCCGGCCACACCGGTCAACTTCGGACACCCGCGTGCCGCCCCGGACGTGCTTGCGGACCCCGCCGCCCGGGAAGCGTCCGGTTCCCGCACGGGGGCAGGGTCCCAATCACTATGAATCCGCTCACTCCATCCGATCTCGCCGCAAGGAACAAGCCTGACGATCAGGGGAGTTGAGAAAGTCGCCTGCGCATCGGGCTGCGTCGGATCACGCTCCCGGAGTACCCTTCCTTGATCGTTGGGTGGGGGAGTGGAAGGCGGTACGCGGGTGAGCTCGGGAGGGTTCGAGCTACCCCCAGGTGACGCAGGTCACGAGGGGGAATCGACCGATGCCCCGCCCGGGGCGGTGTCCCTCGCGCAGCCCATGGAGATAGGCGCCGAGCTGGACTGGGGACCGGAGGCCTGGGGCGAGGTGCGCACGCGCGCCCAGCGCGCCGGTCGGGCCTATATCTGGCTGAATCTGGTCGAACAACGCCTCCGGGCCGTCGTCGCAGCGGTGCTCCGGCCGATCTACGAGCCGGTGCACGGCGAGGAGTGGGTGGTGGCCGCGGCCGGACCGGCCGGGCAGGAGTGGGTGCAGCGCGCCGTCGCCGTACGCGAGGTCTCGCGCCGCAAGGGCTATCTGCTGGACCCGGCCGACGACAACGTCCTGAGCTTCCTGACGCTGCCGCAGCTGCGCGAGCTGATGGTCCAGCACTGGCCCTGCTTCGAGCCGTACTTCGACGACCGGCGCGATGTCGAGCTGGCCCTGGACGAGCTGGAGGTCGCGCGCAACGTGGTCTCCCGCAACCGCGCGCTGAACGAGGCGGTCCTCGCCCAGGCGGAACGGGCCTCCGCCCGCCTGCTCGACATCCTCGGCAGCGGGGCCGGGGTGCGGTCGGCCGACCGGCTGCCGGTGGACGCGGTGGAGGAACTGGTCGGCGACCGGTACGCGGACGTGGTCTCCGTCCACCCCGACCGGGTCCGGCTCCAGCGCCAGCTGCCCGCCGAGGACCTCTTCGGCGGGGCGCGGCGGCTCGACGCCATCGGCATAGGCCTCAACCTGCTCGTGCAGAACTTCTCCGGCCGCCGGCTCGTACGGCTCGCGGAATCGGGCTGCCGGGTGCGGCTGCTGTTCATCAACCCGGCCAGCAGCGCGGTGCGCCGCAGGGAGCGGGAACTCGGCCTCAAGAAGGGCGAGCTGAGCCGCTCGGTGGAGATGAACATCCTGCACATGCGCCGCGTCCGCTCCAAGCTCCGCGACCCCGGCGCGTTCCAGATCCAGGTCTTCGACGAGACCCCGCGCTTCACCGCCTACCTGGTGGACGGCGACGGCCCGGACGCGGTGGGCGTCGTCCAGCCCTATCTGCGGCGGGCCCGGGGCATGGAGGCGCCGGTCCTGGTGCTGCGCGGCGGTGGCAGACGCACGGTGGTGCGGGAGGGCCAGGACAACGAGCACGGGCTCTTCGAGACGTACCGCGAGGAGTTCGAATCGGTCTGGACGGACTCCCGGCCGGTCTCCTGACCCTCCACCGGCGTTGTCAGTGGCCCGTGCGAAGGTGGTCATCACTCGGGGGAGCACCACGGGGGAGCGCCACGAAGGAGGTATCGGGATGAGCTGGCACCGGGGCACACTGGTCGGCTTCGACCTGGAGACGACGGGGACCGACGTCGAGAGCGACCGGATCGTCACCGCCGCACTCGTCCGGCTGGACCCGGACGGCACGGTCGCCGAGCAGCGGACCTGGCTGCTCGATCCGGGCGTGGTGATACCGGAGCAGGCCTCCGCGATCCACGGCATCGGCACCGACCACGCCCGCAAGCACGGGGCGCGGGCCGCCTCCGCGGTCGAGGAGATCGCCCGGGCGGTCGCCGAAGTGCTGTGCTCGCACGTCCCGCTGGTGGTGATGAACGCCCGCTACGACCTCTCGCTGCTGGACCGCGAATGCCGCAGGTACGGACTGCCGTCGGTCGAGGAGCGCGTCGGCGGCGAGCCGTCACCCGTCATCGACCCGCTGGTCATCGACAAGCACGTCGACAAGTACCGCAAGGGCAAGCGGGCCCTCCAGGCGCTGTGCGACCACTACGGGGTCACGCTCGACGGAGCCCACGACGCGACGGCCGACGCGGTGGCCGCGGTGCGCGTGGTACGCCGGATGGGCGAGCGCCACCGGCCCGTCGCCGCCCTGCCGCCCGGCGAACTGCACGCCCTTCAGATACGGGCGGCGGCCGAGCAGTCGGCCTCGCTCCAGGCATATCTGCGGCGCACGAGCGACCCGGCGGCGGTGGTCGAGTCGGCCTGGCCGCTGATCCCGCGCAGCGGCTGAGCGGGGCGGCCGCCGAGCCGGCCCCCGCCGCTCGTTCCACGGAACCGCCCCCGGCTCGTTCAGAACGGGTACCAGCGGACCTCGGGATCGCCCTCGCGCAGTGACGCCACCCGGCGGCGGAATTCGGCGAGTGCCTTCGAGTTGGCAGGGGCGTGCTGGGAGACCCAGGCGCAGCTCGCCGTCTCGCGGGCGCCGCGCAGGACCGCGCATCCCTCCCACTCCCGGACGTCCCACCCGTACGCGGTGGTGAAAGCGTCGTAGGCCGCCGGGTCGAGGCCGTAGCGGTCGCGGGAGAGGGCGAGGACGACCAGGTCGTGTTCCCGCAGGTCGGCGGAGAACGTCTCCAGGTCGACCAGGACCGGGCCGTCGGGGCCGACATGGACGTTGCGCGGGAGCGCGTCACCGTGGATCGGGCCCGGCCGGAGGCGGGGGACCAGGGCGGCGGCCGCGGCCGCGAAGCCGTCGCGTCGCTCGCGGAGGTAGTCCGCGTCCGCCGGGTCGATCGCGTCGCCCGCCAGGGTCAGCCAGCGCTCGACACCGCCGAGCAGTTCGCGGCGCGGAAGAGTGAAGTCCGTCGGGGCGGGCAGCCCGTGCACCAGGGAGAGCAGCGGTGCGAGGTCACGCGGTTCGGCGGGGCGTACGGCGTCCGGGAGCCGGTGCCACAGCGTCACCGGGTGGCCCTCGACCAGGACCGGCTCCCGCTCGGCCGCGCGGACGGCCGGGACACCGGACGCGGCGAGCCAGCCGGCGAGCGCCACCTCCCGCTCCGCCCGCGCGCGCAGCTCCGGGTGGCCGGTGGCGTCCCGGCCGACCTTGATCACCAGATGGCCGGCGGCGAACACCGCGTTCTCGCCCAGTGCGAGCAACTCCGCCGCGCCGGAGAACCCGGCGGCCGTCAGCACCTCGCGCGCACGCATCTCGTCCATGGGTGCGATTTTCGCATCCTTGCAGGCCACCTTGACGAACCGACGGCCCGTCAGCACGATGACGGAGGCCTCCCGGGCAGCCGGAACGGGACGAAGTCCACCTCAGGCACATCAGGCAGATACGGGATAGCGGGGTCTTTTTCGTGACATCGGTGACCGCGACGAAGCGGTCCGGACCGGACGACCCGCACGGCGGGCGCGGCGGACGGGACGGACAAGGCGGACAGGGGGGACGCCCGCGGAGGTCCTGGCGACCCGGGCCCCCGGGGCCTCCGCCCCAGGGCAAGGCGTTCGGGGACCGGGCCGCCTGGTTCCTGGTGCTGCCCGCACTCATCCCGATCCTGATCCTCAGCGTCGGACCGCTCCTCTACGGCATCGCGCTGGCCTTCACCGACGCCCAGTCCGGCCGGACCCGCTCCACCCAGTGGATCGGCACCCTGAACTTCCAGGACCTGCTGCACGACACCCTGTTCTGGGACTCGTTCCGGATCGGCCTGGTCTGGGCCGTCGGCGTCACCGTCCCGCAGTTCCTCCTGGCCCTCGGCCTCGCCCTGCTGCTCAACCAGAACCTGCGGCTGCGCTGGCTGGCCCGGGCGCTGGCGATCGTCCCCTGGGCGATGCCCGAGGTCGTCGTCGGCATCATGTGGCGGCTCGTGTACAACCCGGACGCCGGCATCCTCAACGAGACCGTCCGCGACCTCGGACTCGGCGACGGTCGGGACTGGCTGACCGGTCTCGCCACCGCGCTGCCCGCCGTGATCCTCGTCGGCATCTGGGCGGGCATGCCGCAGACCACCGTGGCCCTGCTCGCCGGACTCCAGAACACCCCGCGCGACCTCCACGAGGCGGCAGCCCTGGACGGCGCGGGCGCCTGGCGCCGGTTCCGTACGGTCACCTGGCCCGCGATCAAGCCCATCGCGCTCGCGATCTCCGCGCTCAACCTGATCTGGAACTTCAACTCCTTCGCCCTGGTCTACGTCCTGACCAGCGGCGGGCCCGGCGGCCGGACCCGGCTGCCGATGCTCTTCGCCTACGAGGAGGCCTTCCGCTACGGGCAGTTCGGCTACGCCGCGGCGATGGGCTGTGTGATGGTCGCGGTGATCTCCGTGCTCCTCGCCCTCCACCTCGTCGGCCGGCTCAGGGGAGGTGAGGACCGATGAGGCGCGTACCGGTGAGGCGTAAGCCGACGACACGCGAAGCCTCCAGGCGTGAGTCCACCGGGCTGCGTACCGGCCGGGCCGCGCGCACCGGGCAGTACCTGGCCCTCCTGGCGTATCTGGTCTTCCTCGCGTTCCCGTTCGTGTGGTTGATCTCGACCGCCTTCAAACCCGCCCGCGAACTGGGCTCGCTGCACCCCACCTGGATCCCCGAGCACCCCACCCTGGACAACTTCCGGCAGGCCTTCGACGAGCAGCCGCTGCTCCAGGCCGCGGGCAACTCGCTGGTCGCCGCCGTCTCCGCCGCCCTGATCGCCGTCGTGATCGCCACCCCCATGGCCTATGCGATGGCCCGCCACCGCGGCCGCCTCGCCACCGCGGCGACCGGCTGGGTCGTGGTCAGCCAGGCGTTCCCGTTCGTCCTCGTGATCATCCCGCTCTTCCTGATCCTGAAGAACCTGCATCTGATCAACACCCTGTGGGGGCTGATCCTCGTCTACGTCGTCTGGTCGCTGCCCTTCGCGCTGTGGATGCTCGCCGGGTACGTACGCGCCGTGCCCGCCGAGCTGGAGGAGGCCGCCGCCGTGGACGGCGCGGGCCGCGTCCGCACCCTCGTCTCGGTCGTCGCCCCGCTGCTCGCCCCCGGGATCGTCGCCACCGCGCTGTTCGCGTTCATCACCGCATGGAACGAGTTCTTCTTCGCGCTCGTCCTGCTCAAGACCCCGGAGAAGCAGACTTTGCCGGTCGTCCTCACCCACTTCCTCGGCGCGGAGGGCGTGGCCGACCTCGGGCCGCTCGCCGCCGCCGCGTTCCTCGCCACCCTCCCCTCCCTCGTGCTCTTCGCCTTCATCCAGCGGCGGATCACCGGCGGGATGACGGCCGGGGCGGTGAAGCACTGATGCGCGCCACGGTCCGGCGGGCGGCCGCCGCCGTCGCCGTGCTGGCCCTGCTGCTCACCGGCTGCTCCGGCGGCGACGACGGGCGGGACGCGGACGGCACGATCCGGCTCCGGTTCCAGTCGCTGGCCTGGCAGAAGGAGTCCGTCGACGCCAACAAGCAGTTGGTGAAGGAGTGGAACGTTGCCCACCCCGACGTCCAGGTGGAGTACGTCCAGGGCAGCTGGGACAGCGTCCACGACCAGCTCCTCACCTCCTTCGAGGGCGGCGAGGCCCCCGACATCATCCACGATGCCTCCGACGACCTGGCGGACTTCGCGTACGGGGGCTACCTCGCCGACCTGCGCCCCCTCCTGCCCGAGCGGCTCAAGGCCGACATCCCCGAACAGTCCTGGCGCACCACCACGTTCGGCGAGGGCGTGCACGGGGTGCCCTTCCTCCAGGAGCCGCGGGTCCTGATCGCCAACACGAAGCTGCTGAAGGCCTCGGGCGCGCGCATCCCGACCCCGGAGCGCCCCTGGAGCTGGGAGGAGTTCCGGCAGGTGACGAAGGAGCTGACGGGCAAGGGGCGGTACGGGATCGCCTGGCCGCTCAAGGAGCCGGTCTCCGTCACCCTCAACCTGGGCCTGTCCGGCGGCGGACAGCTCTTCCACCGCGACGGTGAGGGCAAGGCCCTCCTGCGCTTCGAACCGGGCGACGGCGTGGTGGCCGGCACCATCCACGACCAGGTCAACACCGACAACAGCGCGGCCCGCAGCGCGCTGGGCATGGGCGGGTCGGACGCGCTGCCCGGGTTCTTCGGCGGCAAGTACGCGATGCTGCCGCTCGGCTTCTCCTACCGCCAGCAGATCATCCAGCAGGCCCCCGAGGGGTTCGAATGGACGGTCCTGCCGATGCCCGCGGGCGCGGGCGGCGCGGTCCAGGGGGTGAGCCCGCAGACGCTGTCGGTCGCTCAGGAGAGCCCGTACAAGAAGGAAGCCGTCGCGTTCATCGACTTCCTGCTGCGCCCCGCGAACATGGTGCGCCTCGCCCGCGGTGACTGGATGCTGCCCACCGGGACCGAGGCGCTGGCCGATCCGTCTCTGCGAGGGACCCGGAACGGGTGGGCCGTCGGCACCGCGCTCGCCGAGGGCCTGCGGCCGGCGCCCGCCCAGTCGGTACGCGGCTATCCCGAGTGGAAGGACAAGGTGGCGACCCCCGCGTACCAGGAGTTCTACAGCGGCGCGATCGACACCGGCGAGCTGAGCAAGAGGCTCGTGGAGGACGGGAGTCGGGTGCTGGCCCGCTACCAACGCTGACCCCGACGCGAAGAGAGGTTGCACGAGACGTCTCGTCTCGTCTACGGTGAGCGGCATGACGGAATCCCCGCGTGCCCACATCGCCATGTTCTCCATCGCCGCCCACGGACATGTGAACCCGAGCCTCGACGTCATCCGCGAGCTCGTCGACCGTGGACACCGTGTCAGCTACGCCATCCCCGCCTCCTTCGCGGAGAAGGTCGCCGCCACCGGCGCCGAGCCGGTGATCTGGACCTCGACCCTGCCGACCGACGAGGACCCCGAAGCCTGGGGGACGGAGCTGATCGACAACATCGAACCCTTCCTCGCCGATGCCATCCAGGCCCTCCCGCAGCTCGCGGAGGCCTTCGCGGGCGACGAGCCCGACCTCGTCCTGCACGACATCACCTCCTATCCCGCCCGCGTCCTCGCCCACCGCTGGGGCGTCCCCGCCGTCTCCCTCTGGCCCAACCTGGTCCCCTGGGAGGGGTACGAGAAGGAGGTGGCGGAGCCGATGGCCACCGAGCTGAAGCAGACCGAGCGCGGCCAGGCGTACTACGCGCGCTTCGAGGGCTGGCTCGCCGACAACGGCCTCGGTCACCTCCCCGCCGACGACTTCGTCTCCCGCCCGCGCCGCGGCCTCGTCCTGATCCCCGAGGCGCTCCAGCCGAACGCGGACCGGGTGAACCGCGAGATGTACACCTTCGTCGGCGCCTGCCAGGGCGACCGATCCGACCAGGGGGAGTGGCAGCGGCCCGCCCACGCCGAGAAGGTGCTGCTGGTCTCGCTCGGCTCCTCGTTCACCAAGCAGCCCGCCTTCTACCGCGCGTGCGTCGCGGCCTTCGGCGACCTGCCCGGCTGGCATGTGGTGCTCCAGATCGGCGCGCACGTCGACCCCGTCGAACTCGGTGACGTGCCGGGCAATGTGGAGGTGCGCACCTGGGTGCCGCAGCTGGCCGTCCTCAGGCAGGCCGACGCCTTCATCACCCACGCCGGTGCGGGCGGCAGTCAGGAGGGGCTCGCCACGGGCACCCCGATGGTCGCCGTACCGCAGGCCGTCGACCAGTTCGGCAACGCGGACATGCTCCAGTCCCTGGGGGTGGCCCGGCATCTGCCGATGGAGGAGGCGAACGCCGCGAGCCTGCGCGAGGCCGTGCTCGCCCTCGTGGACGATCCCGAAGTGGCCGCCCGGTGCGCACGCCTGAGTGAGCAGATGGCGCGGGAGGGCGGCACGCCGAGGGCCGCCGACCTCATCGAGGCGGAGCTGTCGCGCTGAGCGGATCCGCCTGACTGTTATCCGGACGTTCTCCGTCCCGTCCCGACCGCCGCGGCCTGCGGTTACTCGGGGCGGGGCGTCTCTGTTTCGGCTCTGTGAAGCCGGTAATGCGACGGGTCCGGTCGGCGCATCTGCACGCACGCCCTCGCGATTTCACACCCGGGACCGGGCGTTCACCCCTCATGCGCACACCTTCACGGGTCTTCACGGGTCTTCACGCATGGTCACTCCTGCCCCAGAGGGCGCGGGGAGGGTGCGCGCGCCGGGTGGGCGGGAAGTGCCCAGTGCTTCAAGTGCCGCTCTGAACAGGCGAAATGCAGGATGAGAGGGTCTTCGCGGGGTGGTCACGGGACCGCCGGTCCGGGCGGGGCAACCGCTCGGCCCGTCGCCGCGGCCGTTGTGACCAGCCATGGCCGATTTCCTATGACGAAACCTTGCTGAGCAAGTCACACCTCCATGAAGGTCTTGATCTGTGCTCGTCAATCGGTCAGGGTTTCGAGCCAGCCCCCGGAGATCTTCCGGCCGAGGGCCAATCCCCCCACAAAGAATGACGAGGAGAACCCTCTTCATGGCCAAGCACCAGCGCACCCGTCGCACCAAGCTCACCGCCGCGATCACCGCCGTGGCGGCCGCCGCCGGAGTCACCCTTCTCGGAACCTCGTTCGCGGGAGCCGCACCGGCCCCCCTGGGCACGGTCTACGGCACGGACGCCGCGACCGCCGTCTCCGGCAGCTACATCGTCATGCTGGACGAGAAGAAGGCCGACAAGTCCGAGCTCGCCAAGGAGTACGGCGGCAAGCTCAAGCGCGACTACAACTCCAGCATCAACGGCTTCTCCGCCAGCGGCCTTTCGGAGACCGAGGCCAAGCGCCTCGCCGCCGACCCGGCCGTCGCCAAGGTGGTGCAGAACAAGAAGTTCAGCATCAACGCCACCCAGGACAACCCTCCGTCGTGGGGTCTGGACCGCATCGACCAGACCGAGACCGCGGGCGACAACGCCTACACCTACCCGGACGGCGGCGGCGAGGGCGTCACCGCGTACGTCATCGACACCGGTGTCCGCGTCACCCACGAGGACTTCGAGGGGCGCGCCACCTCCGGCTTCGACGCCGTCGACAACGACGACGACGCCGACGACGGCAACGGGCACGGCACCCACGTGGCGGGCACCATAGCCGGGGCCGCGCACGGTGTCGCCAAGAAGGCGAACATCGTGGCCGTCCGCGTCCTGGACGACAACGGCTCGGGCACCACCGAGCAGGTCATCGCCGGGATCGACTGGGTCGCCGCCAACGCCAAGGGCCCGTCCGTCGCCAACATGAGCCTCGGCGGCGGGGCCGACCCGGCCCTCGACGAGGCGGTCCAGAAGGCCATCGCCGCGGGCATCACCTTCGGCGTGGCCGCCGGGAACGAGTCCAGCGACGCCGGCCAGGGTTCGCCCGCCCGCGTCCCCGAGGCGATCACCGTCGCCTCGTCCACGGAGGCCGACGAGCAGTCGGACTTCTCCAACTACGGCTCGGTCGTGGACATCTACGCCCCGGGCTCGGACATCACGTCCACCTGGAACGACAGCGACAGCGGCACCAACACCATCTCCGGTACGTCCATGGCCACCCCGCACGTCGTCGGCGCGGCCGCCGTCTACCTGGCGGGCCACCAGGACGCAACCCCGGAGGCCGTCGCCACGGCGCTCACCGAGGGAGCCACCCCGGACGCCATCAGCAACGCCACCGAGGGCACGGCCAACAAGCTCCTCAAGGTCGTCGAGTAACACCCCGGTCGGTACCCCGGTTCCGGCCGGGCGCCGGGCGGCGGTGGTCACACACCCCGCCGCCCGGCCACCATCCGCACAGCAGCCGCCGCGCTCGCCCCCACGGGGCGCGGCGGCTGCGGCGTGTCCGGCCAACCGCTCCAGGGCCTGCCTGGCCGTTCCCGTCTGCCTCACGACGCCATGAAGGGGCAGGCAGGCCCTAGGCTGGGTGGCCATGACGACGTACGCAGCGCTCTTGCGCGGGATCAACGTGGGCGGCGGCAAGAGGGTTCCGATGCCCGAACTGCGCGATGTGCTCGCCGGGCTGGGGCACACCGGCATCGCCACCCACCTGCAGAGCGGCAACGCGGTCTTCCGCAGTGACAGCGAGGACGCCGACGCCCTCGCCGCAGCCCTGGAGCAGGCCCTGCGGGAGCGGTTCGGGTTCGCCGTCGACTGCCTCGTCCGTGACGCCGCGTATCTCGCGGCCGTCGCCGACGCCTGCCCCTTCCCCGCCGCCGAGCTGGAGGGCAAACAGCTCCACGTCACCTATGTCGACCGGCCCCTGGACCCCGGACGCTTCGCGGACCTGGACGCCGAAGCCTTCCTGCCGGAGGAGTTCCGGCTCGGCGACCGCTGCGTGTACCTGTACGCCCCCGACGGCCTCGGCCGCTCCAGACTGGCCGTCGCGCTGGGCCGCCCCCGCCATGTCAAAGGCATCGTCGCCACCACCCGTAACTGGAACACCGTGGCGAAACTGGTGGAGCTGACGCGCAGCTGAGGCCTCGCCCGCCGCGCACCCCGCCAAGCGGTCAGCCTGCGCCGCCGCTGCACCTGCTCATCCATGGCCGCCATGGGACGGTCATCGCCTCGCTCACCGTGGACGACGCCCCCGCGCCCCGGCCCGCTGACCGCGTCGTGGATGCGCGGCATGCGGCTCTGCGCGGATCTGATGCACCTCACCTCCGACGCGGAGGCCGGAGGGATCCGCTCGCACCGCAGCTCCCTGTGGCGGGTCCTGATCGGCGCCCCGGTCCTGATGGCGCTCGGCCACTTCCTGGCCCGGCCCCTGGAACACCGCAGCGAGGCCGAACAGGAACAGGCCGCCCACGCCTCCGGGGTGGCCGCCGACCTGGTCGCCGGGGTCCGCGTGCTCAAGGGCCTGCGGGCCGAGCGCGCCGCCGTCGACCGCTACCGTGCCACCAGCCAGGCCTCCCGCGCAGCCCATGTGCGCGCCGCCCGCGCCGCCGCCCTCCAGACCGGTCTGATGCTCACGCTGACCGGCTCGTTCATCGCGCTCGTCGCCCTCGTCGGCGGCCGCCTGGTCCTCAGCGGTTCCATCGGTCTCGGCGCACTCGTCTCCGCCGTCGGCCTCGCCCTCTTCCTCCCCGGACCGATCGGCGTGCTGGCCTGGGTCGGCGCCGAGCTGGCCAAGGGCCGCGCCTCCGCCGCCCGGATCGCCGACGTGCTGGCCGCCCCGGGCGAGACCACCGGCGGCACCGCCGAACCGGCCGCCCCGTCCCGCGGCGAACTGCGCCTGAACGGACTCGGCCACGCCGGACTCGACGCCCTCGACCTGACCGTCCGCCCCGGGGAACACCTGGGCATCGTCGTCACCGACCCGGCCGACGCCGCCACCCTGCCGCACTGCCTGGCCCGCCGCTGCGACCCGGTGCGGGGGAGCGTCGAACTCGACGGCGTCCCCCTCACCGAACTGGCCCCCACCGCCCTGCGCTCGACGCTGCTCGTCGCCGAGCACGACGCCCAGCTCTTCGACGGCACCCTCCTGGAGAACGTCACCGCCGCCGCCCCCGCCGGGAGCGACCCGCGCGCCGCCATGGCCGCCGCCGCCGTCGACGAGGTGGCCACCGCCCTGTTGGGCGGCACCGGCGGCCGGATCGGCGAGCGCGGCAGCTCGCTCTCCGGCGGCCAGCGCCAGCGCGTCGCCCTGGGCCGCGCACTCGCCGCCGACCGCAGCGTCCTCGTCGTCCACGACCCGACCACCGCGGTCGACGCCGCCACCGAAGCCCGGATCGCCGCCGGCATCCGGCGCGTCCGCACCGGCCGCACCACCGTCCTGGTCACCAGCAGCCCCGCCCTGCTCGCCGCCACCGACCGCGTCGTCCTCGTCGACGGCGGCACGATCACCGCCGAGGCCCCGCACGAGGCCCTCGTACGCGACCATCCCGTCTACCGCACGGCGGTGCTCACGTGACCACTCCCTCGCCCACGGCCGACGACAGCGCCGAGCTGCTCCCCATCGCCACCCCCGCCCGCACCCGGGCCGCCCTGCGCACCCTGATCCGCCCGGACCGGGGCCTCGCCCTGACCGGCGTCGGCATCCTGGTCGCGGCCACCGCCGTCGGCCTCCTCGTCCAGCCGGTGCAACTGCTCACCGCCCGCTGGTACGTACGCCGCGCCCTCACCCTCTACGCCGACCAGCGGGTCGCCAACGGGGCTCAGCAGCAACAGCTCCTGGAGACCATCGGCGGCGCCGTGACCGTACGCGGCCACCGGCTGGAGGAGCAGCACACCGAGCTCAGCGCCGGACGCTCACGCAAGGCCGTCGACCTCACCATGCGCAGCGTCAACCTGGTGCTGGGCTTCTACGGGCGGCTGCACATCGCCGAGTACATCGGCCTGGCCGCCGTCCTGACCGCCGGATTCTGGCTGGTCCGCGACGGCGCGGTGTCGATCGGTACGGCCACCGCCGCCGCCCTCT
This sequence is a window from Streptomyces parvus. Protein-coding genes within it:
- a CDS encoding SAV2148 family HEPN domain-containing protein; this encodes MSSGGFELPPGDAGHEGESTDAPPGAVSLAQPMEIGAELDWGPEAWGEVRTRAQRAGRAYIWLNLVEQRLRAVVAAVLRPIYEPVHGEEWVVAAAGPAGQEWVQRAVAVREVSRRKGYLLDPADDNVLSFLTLPQLRELMVQHWPCFEPYFDDRRDVELALDELEVARNVVSRNRALNEAVLAQAERASARLLDILGSGAGVRSADRLPVDAVEELVGDRYADVVSVHPDRVRLQRQLPAEDLFGGARRLDAIGIGLNLLVQNFSGRRLVRLAESGCRVRLLFINPASSAVRRRERELGLKKGELSRSVEMNILHMRRVRSKLRDPGAFQIQVFDETPRFTAYLVDGDGPDAVGVVQPYLRRARGMEAPVLVLRGGGRRTVVREGQDNEHGLFETYREEFESVWTDSRPVS
- a CDS encoding 3'-5' exonuclease, which translates into the protein MSWHRGTLVGFDLETTGTDVESDRIVTAALVRLDPDGTVAEQRTWLLDPGVVIPEQASAIHGIGTDHARKHGARAASAVEEIARAVAEVLCSHVPLVVMNARYDLSLLDRECRRYGLPSVEERVGGEPSPVIDPLVIDKHVDKYRKGKRALQALCDHYGVTLDGAHDATADAVAAVRVVRRMGERHRPVAALPPGELHALQIRAAAEQSASLQAYLRRTSDPAAVVESAWPLIPRSG
- a CDS encoding aminoglycoside phosphotransferase family protein — encoded protein: MDEMRAREVLTAAGFSGAAELLALGENAVFAAGHLVIKVGRDATGHPELRARAEREVALAGWLAASGVPAVRAAEREPVLVEGHPVTLWHRLPDAVRPAEPRDLAPLLSLVHGLPAPTDFTLPRRELLGGVERWLTLAGDAIDPADADYLRERRDGFAAAAAALVPRLRPGPIHGDALPRNVHVGPDGPVLVDLETFSADLREHDLVVLALSRDRYGLDPAAYDAFTTAYGWDVREWEGCAVLRGARETASCAWVSQHAPANSKALAEFRRRVASLREGDPEVRWYPF
- a CDS encoding carbohydrate ABC transporter permease, which translates into the protein MTSVTATKRSGPDDPHGGRGGRDGQGGQGGRPRRSWRPGPPGPPPQGKAFGDRAAWFLVLPALIPILILSVGPLLYGIALAFTDAQSGRTRSTQWIGTLNFQDLLHDTLFWDSFRIGLVWAVGVTVPQFLLALGLALLLNQNLRLRWLARALAIVPWAMPEVVVGIMWRLVYNPDAGILNETVRDLGLGDGRDWLTGLATALPAVILVGIWAGMPQTTVALLAGLQNTPRDLHEAAALDGAGAWRRFRTVTWPAIKPIALAISALNLIWNFNSFALVYVLTSGGPGGRTRLPMLFAYEEAFRYGQFGYAAAMGCVMVAVISVLLALHLVGRLRGGEDR
- a CDS encoding carbohydrate ABC transporter permease, with the protein product MRRVPVRRKPTTREASRRESTGLRTGRAARTGQYLALLAYLVFLAFPFVWLISTAFKPARELGSLHPTWIPEHPTLDNFRQAFDEQPLLQAAGNSLVAAVSAALIAVVIATPMAYAMARHRGRLATAATGWVVVSQAFPFVLVIIPLFLILKNLHLINTLWGLILVYVVWSLPFALWMLAGYVRAVPAELEEAAAVDGAGRVRTLVSVVAPLLAPGIVATALFAFITAWNEFFFALVLLKTPEKQTLPVVLTHFLGAEGVADLGPLAAAAFLATLPSLVLFAFIQRRITGGMTAGAVKH
- a CDS encoding ABC transporter substrate-binding protein: MRATVRRAAAAVAVLALLLTGCSGGDDGRDADGTIRLRFQSLAWQKESVDANKQLVKEWNVAHPDVQVEYVQGSWDSVHDQLLTSFEGGEAPDIIHDASDDLADFAYGGYLADLRPLLPERLKADIPEQSWRTTTFGEGVHGVPFLQEPRVLIANTKLLKASGARIPTPERPWSWEEFRQVTKELTGKGRYGIAWPLKEPVSVTLNLGLSGGGQLFHRDGEGKALLRFEPGDGVVAGTIHDQVNTDNSAARSALGMGGSDALPGFFGGKYAMLPLGFSYRQQIIQQAPEGFEWTVLPMPAGAGGAVQGVSPQTLSVAQESPYKKEAVAFIDFLLRPANMVRLARGDWMLPTGTEALADPSLRGTRNGWAVGTALAEGLRPAPAQSVRGYPEWKDKVATPAYQEFYSGAIDTGELSKRLVEDGSRVLARYQR
- a CDS encoding S8 family serine peptidase, whose product is MAKHQRTRRTKLTAAITAVAAAAGVTLLGTSFAGAAPAPLGTVYGTDAATAVSGSYIVMLDEKKADKSELAKEYGGKLKRDYNSSINGFSASGLSETEAKRLAADPAVAKVVQNKKFSINATQDNPPSWGLDRIDQTETAGDNAYTYPDGGGEGVTAYVIDTGVRVTHEDFEGRATSGFDAVDNDDDADDGNGHGTHVAGTIAGAAHGVAKKANIVAVRVLDDNGSGTTEQVIAGIDWVAANAKGPSVANMSLGGGADPALDEAVQKAIAAGITFGVAAGNESSDAGQGSPARVPEAITVASSTEADEQSDFSNYGSVVDIYAPGSDITSTWNDSDSGTNTISGTSMATPHVVGAAAVYLAGHQDATPEAVATALTEGATPDAISNATEGTANKLLKVVE
- a CDS encoding DUF1697 domain-containing protein; the encoded protein is MTTYAALLRGINVGGGKRVPMPELRDVLAGLGHTGIATHLQSGNAVFRSDSEDADALAAALEQALRERFGFAVDCLVRDAAYLAAVADACPFPAAELEGKQLHVTYVDRPLDPGRFADLDAEAFLPEEFRLGDRCVYLYAPDGLGRSRLAVALGRPRHVKGIVATTRNWNTVAKLVELTRS